One window from the genome of Nitrosopumilus sp. encodes:
- a CDS encoding DNA topoisomerase: protein MPSKRTTSRTIQIKKPIIRHVVKTTKSRTNIFKKEIIQYFDNNGFLSWSSKEKKYIILGTNSPKKGLVQCPECKLGEMMVIRSRTTRKRFMGCSNFYGGCKASSPLLQKARLRATKIPCNVCKWPTIIFRYSRKQKWIKQCSNFNCESRETKPSK, encoded by the coding sequence ATGCCATCAAAGAGAACGACGTCAAGAACAATTCAAATCAAAAAACCCATCATTAGACATGTAGTAAAAACTACAAAGTCAAGAACTAACATCTTCAAAAAAGAGATAATTCAATATTTTGACAATAATGGGTTTCTATCTTGGTCATCAAAAGAAAAAAAATACATCATTCTTGGAACGAATTCTCCTAAAAAGGGGTTAGTGCAATGTCCTGAATGTAAATTAGGTGAAATGATGGTAATTAGATCACGCACTACTCGAAAACGTTTCATGGGATGTTCAAATTTCTATGGGGGGTGTAAAGCATCGTCACCATTATTACAAAAAGCACGATTGAGAGCAACCAAAATACCATGTAATGTATGTAAATGGCCAACAATAATTTTTCGTTATTCACGAAAACAAAAATGGATAAAACAGTGTTCTAACTTTAA
- a CDS encoding thiolase domain-containing protein, with protein MEKVCVLGAGSTKYGKLADSIADITTQASISAIESAGIDPKEIKAGYISNVFGVADKQVHLGPVLMSNLGISDKPSLSIESACGSGSVAFREAFANVAAGFYDCLVVTGVEKVTHTGTEWTTTYFAYCSDFFYEGQAGASFPGLFASMARAYLTEFNTTEEDFARVAVKNHNNGLLNPKAHLQKKITIDDVMNSAVVASPLKLYDCCPFSDGASSVVLCSEKFAKEHGNDYIEVIGSGRGGSPAALQGREHMTTIPSTKIASEAAYKMAGITAKDVNFAEVHDCFTIAEIVDTEDLGFFEKGKGVQAVREGRTNLNSDISINPSGGLKSKGHPIGATGIGQVVEVFDQLTGKAGARTVKDAKIGLTHNFGATGASCAVHVFQSV; from the coding sequence ATGGAAAAGGTTTGTGTTCTTGGCGCTGGAAGCACAAAATATGGAAAATTAGCTGACAGCATAGCCGATATTACTACTCAGGCATCTATTTCAGCCATAGAAAGTGCAGGAATAGATCCTAAAGAAATCAAAGCAGGGTACATCTCAAACGTATTTGGGGTTGCAGATAAACAAGTCCATCTTGGTCCTGTCTTAATGAGTAATTTAGGAATTTCAGATAAACCATCATTATCAATTGAATCTGCATGTGGAAGTGGTTCTGTAGCTTTTAGAGAAGCATTTGCAAATGTTGCAGCTGGCTTTTATGATTGTCTTGTTGTAACAGGTGTTGAAAAAGTAACTCATACAGGAACTGAGTGGACAACAACTTATTTTGCATATTGCTCAGACTTTTTCTATGAAGGTCAGGCAGGTGCATCATTTCCAGGGTTGTTTGCATCTATGGCAAGAGCATATTTGACAGAATTTAATACAACTGAAGAAGATTTTGCAAGAGTTGCAGTAAAGAATCATAATAATGGTTTACTTAATCCAAAAGCTCACTTACAAAAGAAAATTACAATTGATGATGTAATGAATTCTGCAGTAGTTGCTAGTCCACTAAAACTTTATGATTGTTGCCCATTTTCTGATGGTGCAAGTTCTGTAGTTCTTTGTTCTGAAAAATTTGCAAAAGAACATGGTAATGACTACATTGAAGTTATAGGTTCTGGAAGAGGTGGTTCACCTGCTGCATTACAAGGACGTGAACATATGACAACAATTCCAAGTACAAAGATTGCATCTGAAGCTGCATACAAAATGGCAGGTATTACTGCAAAAGATGTAAATTTTGCAGAAGTACATGATTGCTTTACAATTGCAGAAATAGTTGATACTGAAGATTTGGGATTCTTTGAAAAAGGAAAGGGTGTTCAAGCTGTACGTGAGGGTAGAACAAATCTGAATTCTGACATTTCTATAAATCCATCAGGCGGTCTTAAATCAAAAGGACATCCAATTGGGGCTACTGGTATTGGACAAGTAGTAGAAGTATTTGATCAATTAACTGGAAAAGCTGGTGCACGAACTGTTAAAGATGCAAAAATTGGTTTAACTCATAATTTTGGCGCAACTGGTGCAAGTTGTGCTGTTCACGTATTTCAAAGTGTATAA
- a CDS encoding OB-fold domain-containing protein: protein MTIKEQLIENAKQGKVLAHKCTSCGLLHLSTVYFCQKCGSKGFEDAILDGTGSVATYTIITVAPAGFEKYTPYAFVVLQLDNTDLRISGFMAGIATPADLPVGTRAKITGFDERGIIIEKQ from the coding sequence ATGACAATAAAAGAGCAACTTATTGAAAACGCAAAACAAGGCAAAGTTTTAGCTCATAAATGCACTAGTTGTGGCCTTCTTCATCTTTCAACCGTATATTTTTGCCAAAAATGTGGAAGTAAAGGATTTGAGGATGCCATTTTGGATGGTACAGGCTCGGTTGCTACATATACAATAATAACTGTAGCTCCTGCAGGCTTTGAAAAATACACTCCATATGCCTTTGTTGTACTTCAATTAGATAACACAGATTTACGAATCTCTGGATTTATGGCAGGAATTGCTACTCCGGCAGATTTACCTGTTGGAACTAGAGCTAAAATTACTGGTTTTGATGAACGCGGAATAATTATTGAAAAGCAGTAA
- a CDS encoding helix-turn-helix domain-containing protein — protein sequence MKLNDEELELDLDSDSDSDPKRGGILQSTSKRVRMIFSVMASPNRIDILRILNSKGPLTYSELKSLAGFKSKKESGKFAYHLRKLLRQSLVALNKSERRYTITNLGKLVLSLARQIEERSIIESGKMYVRTSHESIEEFNSHKIIQSLVREGSLPLELAQKITEEVENRIYKYQTTYLTGALIREMVNSVLLEHGHEEYRNKLARLGLSVFDVQEMLSNLDNIDNGAEGLLFNTGQRVFAEHLLTNILPKDVADSHLSGDLHITHPGVWSMIPDTIFVNIKELIENGIDLGGKYLDVSRIPASKQLDDVTSSLSIVIALLSKEASKEIVLDGLVSLFTKYSKSLPDLEQKLTDAFATASTTSKYNKTSTNISIRLQLGTDAKIINSIINAYKNYTKITPIPKIGLIIDVDKGKITDVSELVSEILLLGGKIMFAKGQTSSYGVTNGSTKTTGPLSITLESVSINLPRLAFESNKDETYFRARLALLMKPALASMALRKKEISDLTRRGLNPILAKNTQYMQRSSVSLVVNLVGLKESVFNILGFKDNKEGRDILHKVIETAVDVGTKKGKELGDIVAISMTETEASTRFANLDGEKYGKNSTLNSMDDDYYSQGIVIKTSEISTYNNKSEPILECNKLSKLLNGGLLVTLEIGKDAKIDEIKEAIEKASELTPSFKPVRNTPICGECGFKDEPFEDKCPKCKSPYIV from the coding sequence ATGAAACTTAATGATGAAGAATTAGAATTAGACTTGGACTCAGATTCTGACTCAGATCCAAAAAGAGGTGGCATCTTACAATCTACATCAAAACGTGTTAGAATGATCTTTTCTGTTATGGCAAGTCCCAACAGAATTGATATCCTTAGAATTTTAAATTCTAAAGGGCCTTTGACTTATTCTGAATTAAAATCTTTGGCTGGATTTAAATCAAAAAAAGAAAGTGGCAAATTTGCATATCATTTGAGAAAATTACTTAGGCAATCACTTGTCGCATTAAATAAATCTGAAAGACGCTATACAATCACAAATCTTGGAAAACTTGTTTTAAGCTTAGCAAGACAGATTGAAGAAAGATCAATTATTGAAAGTGGTAAAATGTATGTTAGAACATCACATGAATCCATTGAGGAGTTTAATTCTCATAAAATTATTCAATCGCTAGTTCGTGAAGGAAGCCTTCCACTAGAACTGGCACAAAAAATCACCGAAGAAGTTGAAAACAGAATTTACAAATATCAGACTACCTACCTAACAGGGGCATTAATACGAGAAATGGTAAACTCTGTTCTTTTAGAACATGGTCATGAGGAATATCGCAATAAACTTGCACGCCTAGGCCTATCTGTTTTTGATGTTCAAGAGATGCTTTCCAATCTAGATAATATTGATAACGGCGCTGAAGGCTTATTGTTTAATACTGGCCAAAGAGTATTTGCTGAACACTTACTTACAAACATTTTACCAAAAGATGTTGCAGACTCTCATCTTTCTGGTGATCTACACATTACTCATCCTGGTGTTTGGTCCATGATTCCTGATACAATATTTGTGAATATTAAAGAGTTGATTGAAAATGGAATTGATCTTGGTGGAAAATATCTTGATGTATCAAGAATACCTGCATCAAAACAACTTGATGATGTTACAAGTTCTTTATCTATTGTAATTGCTCTTCTTTCAAAAGAGGCTTCAAAAGAAATTGTACTTGATGGATTAGTTTCTTTATTTACAAAATATTCAAAATCTCTTCCAGATCTTGAACAAAAACTGACAGATGCATTTGCAACAGCATCTACAACTTCAAAATATAATAAAACAAGTACCAATATTTCAATTAGGTTACAATTAGGAACTGATGCAAAAATAATTAACTCAATTATTAATGCGTACAAGAATTATACAAAGATAACACCAATTCCAAAAATTGGTTTGATCATAGATGTAGATAAAGGAAAGATAACAGATGTATCAGAATTAGTATCTGAAATACTTCTACTTGGTGGAAAAATAATGTTTGCTAAAGGACAAACATCTAGTTATGGTGTTACAAACGGATCTACAAAGACTACCGGTCCACTATCAATCACTTTAGAATCTGTTTCTATTAATCTTCCAAGACTTGCATTTGAATCAAATAAAGATGAGACTTACTTTAGAGCAAGACTTGCATTACTTATGAAACCTGCATTAGCTTCAATGGCATTAAGAAAGAAAGAGATCTCAGATCTTACTAGAAGAGGACTAAATCCAATTCTTGCAAAGAACACCCAATACATGCAAAGGAGTTCTGTATCTCTAGTTGTAAATTTGGTTGGACTAAAAGAATCAGTGTTTAACATACTTGGCTTCAAAGACAACAAAGAAGGGCGTGACATTCTTCACAAAGTAATTGAAACTGCAGTTGATGTTGGTACAAAAAAAGGCAAAGAATTAGGTGATATCGTAGCCATTTCTATGACTGAAACTGAAGCCTCTACTCGCTTTGCAAACTTGGATGGCGAAAAATACGGTAAGAATTCTACCCTTAATTCAATGGACGACGACTATTATTCACAAGGAATAGTAATCAAAACATCTGAAATTTCTACTTATAACAACAAAAGTGAGCCTATTCTTGAATGTAACAAACTTTCAAAATTACTAAATGGTGGTTTACTTGTAACATTGGAAATTGGTAAAGATGCAAAAATTGATGAAATTAAAGAAGCAATTGAAAAGGCATCAGAACTTACGCCTTCTTTTAAGCCTGTTAGGAATACTCCAATATGCGGTGAATGTGGTTTTAAGGATGAACCATTTGAAGATAAATGTCCAAAATGTAAGTCTCCGTACATTGTCTGA
- a CDS encoding adenosylcobalamin-dependent ribonucleoside-diphosphate reductase, whose translation MDNSQIENTITEIRKRSGAITAFNKDKISNAIYRALAATSKADRGVADQLATNVVNKLVEQGFTITRTPTVEDIQDIVESTLIDSGNSDIAKAYIVYRHERRKLRDQKMNVLNLKVLDPVSKKFDLNCLRVLASRYLFRNSKNEIIESPTQMFERVAILVGIGDILYDTQVFDKSGSTKQNIDEAESYLEKLDAFDYKFKVGNYFFNKWHFRSLINHYVTLANKGQMKVSFKDLLTLLAAKKLDSYADKITEYFEMMTTQDFLPNSPTMMNAGGRLGQLSACFVLGMEDGMEQIMKSTSDAALIFKSGGGVGINYSDLREEGDIVASTSGVASGPVSFMNIINTVTEVVKQGGKRRGANMGIIEAWHPDVEKFITNKTEPGVLENFNVSVGIWEDFWNALVNTEDGNYVLRSPRNKKPVKEINAHQLIDLIALSAWKSAEPGLIFFDQINKYNVFAKARQAPLRATNPCGEQSLYPYESCNLGSINLVNLVKRQADGTYEFDWQRYEETIRKTTRFLDNIIDVNTYPVPEINIASKESRRIGLGVMGVADLLYRLRIPYNSKEGYELQSKLSEALTYYSTEESVALAKSRGEFPLCSKTEYPEGKIPIAGYYEKQKESHSYEWDPLIEKIQKHGIRNVLTTTVAPTGTLSMIADCSNGMEPAFALVFEKRVTVGRFFYSNKIFEEALKENGLYTDEILAKIADNYGSLKGIEEIPQWMQDVFVTAMDIHWADHLMAQAVWQDWIGNAIAKTINMPYDVTAEDVKSAYLLAHELGLKGMTVYRDGSRHKQVLHMTSENAKKIFDVSPSEYVTTFVLSKITNPYIKSQVNASLALKVHDAEITTETQHQEVSEDRLCPTCKNNLVFVEGCSICIECGYSGCTSG comes from the coding sequence ATGGATAATTCACAAATAGAAAATACTATCACTGAGATCCGTAAGCGCAGTGGCGCAATCACGGCTTTCAATAAAGATAAAATTTCAAATGCCATATACAGGGCATTGGCTGCCACCTCTAAAGCCGACCGTGGTGTAGCCGATCAATTAGCAACAAATGTAGTTAACAAACTAGTGGAGCAAGGATTTACAATCACTAGGACACCTACAGTTGAAGATATTCAAGATATTGTAGAATCAACATTAATTGACAGTGGTAATAGCGATATTGCAAAAGCATATATCGTTTACAGACATGAGAGAAGAAAATTAAGAGATCAAAAAATGAATGTCCTGAATCTAAAAGTATTAGATCCAGTCTCCAAAAAATTTGATTTGAATTGTCTAAGGGTTTTAGCCTCAAGATATCTTTTCAGAAATTCAAAAAATGAGATCATTGAATCTCCAACTCAAATGTTTGAGAGAGTTGCAATTCTAGTAGGAATTGGCGATATTCTGTATGATACTCAAGTATTTGACAAATCAGGAAGTACTAAACAAAATATAGATGAAGCAGAATCTTATCTTGAAAAACTAGATGCATTTGATTATAAGTTCAAAGTAGGAAATTATTTTTTCAACAAATGGCATTTTAGATCTTTGATCAATCATTATGTGACATTAGCAAACAAAGGTCAAATGAAGGTAAGCTTCAAAGATCTTCTGACTTTGTTAGCAGCAAAGAAACTTGATAGTTATGCAGACAAAATTACTGAATATTTTGAAATGATGACCACACAAGACTTTCTGCCAAATTCACCAACAATGATGAATGCAGGTGGAAGATTGGGGCAGCTATCAGCATGCTTTGTGCTTGGAATGGAGGACGGAATGGAGCAAATCATGAAATCCACTTCGGATGCAGCATTAATTTTCAAGTCTGGAGGAGGTGTTGGAATCAACTATTCTGATCTTCGTGAGGAAGGTGATATTGTGGCATCCACTTCTGGTGTTGCCTCTGGTCCAGTATCATTCATGAATATTATCAATACCGTAACAGAAGTTGTAAAACAAGGTGGGAAAAGACGTGGAGCAAACATGGGGATCATTGAAGCATGGCATCCTGATGTTGAGAAATTCATTACAAACAAGACAGAACCAGGAGTTTTGGAAAACTTTAACGTAAGTGTTGGTATCTGGGAAGACTTTTGGAATGCACTAGTTAACACTGAAGATGGTAACTATGTTTTACGTAGCCCACGCAACAAAAAACCAGTTAAAGAAATTAATGCACATCAACTAATTGATCTAATTGCATTATCTGCATGGAAGAGCGCAGAACCTGGGTTGATCTTCTTTGATCAAATTAATAAATACAATGTATTTGCCAAAGCCAGACAAGCACCACTAAGAGCAACAAACCCATGTGGTGAACAAAGTCTCTATCCATACGAATCATGTAATCTAGGATCCATCAACTTGGTAAATCTTGTTAAAAGACAAGCAGATGGCACTTATGAATTTGATTGGCAAAGATATGAAGAAACAATTAGAAAGACAACAAGATTTTTAGATAATATTATTGATGTAAACACCTATCCTGTTCCAGAAATCAATATAGCATCTAAAGAGTCTAGAAGAATTGGACTTGGAGTAATGGGAGTAGCTGATCTCTTATACAGACTAAGAATCCCATACAATTCCAAAGAAGGATATGAATTACAATCCAAACTCTCTGAAGCTTTAACATATTATTCAACGGAAGAAAGTGTTGCTCTTGCCAAATCACGTGGTGAGTTCCCACTTTGTTCAAAGACAGAATATCCTGAAGGAAAGATTCCAATAGCCGGATATTATGAGAAACAAAAAGAATCTCATTCATATGAATGGGATCCACTAATTGAGAAAATCCAAAAACATGGTATTAGAAATGTCTTAACTACTACAGTAGCACCAACTGGAACACTCTCTATGATTGCAGATTGTTCAAACGGAATGGAACCTGCATTTGCTCTTGTATTTGAGAAAAGAGTTACTGTTGGTAGATTCTTCTACTCCAATAAGATCTTTGAAGAAGCCCTCAAAGAAAATGGTCTTTATACAGATGAAATTCTTGCAAAAATCGCAGATAACTATGGTTCATTGAAAGGAATTGAAGAAATTCCACAATGGATGCAAGATGTCTTTGTCACAGCAATGGATATTCACTGGGCTGATCACCTTATGGCTCAAGCTGTATGGCAAGATTGGATTGGAAATGCAATTGCAAAAACAATCAATATGCCTTATGATGTAACAGCAGAAGATGTAAAATCTGCCTATTTACTTGCACATGAATTAGGACTAAAAGGAATGACCGTTTATCGTGATGGTTCTAGACACAAACAAGTTCTTCACATGACTAGTGAAAACGCCAAAAAGATCTTTGATGTATCTCCAAGTGAATACGTGACTACGTTTGTTCTTTCCAAAATAACAAACCCATACATCAAATCCCAAGTAAATGCATCACTTGCATTAAAAGTTCATGACGCAGAAATCACTACGGAAACTCAACATCAAGAAGTTTCTGAAGATCGTCTATGCCCAACATGCAAAAACAATCTAGTCTTTGTAGAAGGCTGTAGTATCTGCATAGAGTGTGGATATAGTGGATGCACATCGGGATAG
- a CDS encoding ribosome biogenesis protein, translating to MISVILSESALELVPYDLEDHPSVISHARKLGKHSSEILLDNSWHFAAMKGIKNELKRGRPDLVHFLILEATTIPLYLKNKMKLYVHTIDDKVISFGTNVHIPKSYHRFEGVIEKLYKEKKIKVNDKLLLEIHDETFSELLVEINPSKVIGFSTKGTLNSYEKIAAQISENTCIVLGGFQKGHFSDSIQNKITDLYSVGDESFEGHVVVSRILYEYEKTIFM from the coding sequence ATGATTTCTGTGATTTTATCTGAATCTGCATTGGAACTCGTACCATATGATCTAGAAGATCATCCATCAGTAATATCACATGCAAGAAAGCTTGGAAAACATTCGTCAGAAATTTTATTGGATAATTCATGGCATTTTGCAGCTATGAAAGGAATCAAAAATGAATTGAAAAGAGGACGGCCAGATTTGGTACATTTTTTAATACTTGAGGCCACTACCATTCCATTATATCTTAAAAATAAAATGAAACTTTATGTTCACACAATAGATGATAAAGTAATTTCCTTTGGTACAAATGTTCACATTCCGAAATCATATCATAGATTTGAAGGTGTTATTGAAAAATTATATAAAGAAAAAAAAATTAAAGTAAATGATAAGCTGTTACTAGAGATTCATGATGAAACTTTTTCAGAACTCTTAGTTGAAATCAATCCATCCAAAGTAATTGGATTTTCTACAAAAGGTACTTTGAATTCATATGAAAAAATTGCTGCACAAATTTCAGAAAATACCTGTATTGTACTCGGAGGATTTCAAAAAGGACATTTTTCTGATTCAATTCAAAACAAAATAACTGATCTGTATTCTGTTGGAGATGAATCCTTTGAAGGTCATGTTGTTGTTTCAAGAATTCTCTATGAATATGAAAAAACCATTTTTATGTAG
- a CDS encoding RNase P subunit: MKPAIRKIALERMQILIDNAVSNARTNPELSQQQALLARRISTRYKIKMSFNLRMVFCKKCKSFIAPGINSRIRLGRTSVKSIRISCNLCGHTYRKIISH; the protein is encoded by the coding sequence GTGAAACCTGCAATCAGAAAAATTGCACTAGAGAGAATGCAGATTCTCATTGATAATGCAGTTTCTAATGCAAGGACTAATCCAGAGCTTTCTCAGCAACAAGCATTACTTGCTCGTAGAATAAGTACTAGATATAAAATTAAAATGTCTTTTAATCTTCGAATGGTTTTTTGCAAAAAATGTAAATCCTTTATTGCACCTGGAATTAATTCAAGAATTAGATTGGGTAGGACATCTGTCAAATCGATCAGAATTTCTTGTAACTTGTGTGGTCATACTTACCGGAAAATTATATCTCATTGA
- a CDS encoding 30S ribosomal protein S19e → MAKVYDVPADVLIGRLANVLKNENIPTPSWIPFVKTGAHADKPPQDREWWHTRCASIMRKIYFNGPIGINALRNDYGGGKPSGYGAAHHKDAGGAIIRNAIQGLEKLGYLEKVEKKGRIVSKHGMQKLDRLATDILKELIVENPQLKIYR, encoded by the coding sequence ATGGCAAAGGTATACGATGTACCAGCAGATGTATTGATAGGTAGATTAGCAAATGTTCTAAAGAACGAAAATATTCCTACACCTTCTTGGATTCCATTTGTTAAAACTGGAGCTCATGCAGATAAACCACCACAAGATAGGGAATGGTGGCATACTAGATGTGCATCAATTATGAGAAAAATTTACTTTAATGGCCCAATTGGAATTAATGCATTAAGAAACGATTATGGTGGTGGTAAACCATCTGGATATGGAGCAGCTCATCATAAAGATGCTGGAGGTGCGATTATACGTAATGCTATTCAAGGATTAGAAAAACTTGGTTATCTAGAAAAGGTTGAGAAGAAAGGTCGTATAGTATCTAAACATGGCATGCAGAAATTAGATAGATTAGCAACAGATATTCTAAAAGAACTAATTGTTGAAAATCCACAATTGAAAATATACCGATAG
- a CDS encoding DNA-binding protein gives MSSPESNEHSQHNSDHELAAQKEQILKQILTPEARLRLNNIKMVKPELSELVEQYLIGMATKGKIPGQINDNQLKQILLSTQQPKRDFKINRI, from the coding sequence ATGAGTTCTCCAGAATCTAACGAACACTCTCAACATAACTCTGATCACGAACTTGCAGCACAGAAGGAACAAATTCTAAAACAAATTCTTACACCTGAAGCAAGATTGAGACTAAACAATATCAAAATGGTAAAACCTGAACTATCTGAACTTGTCGAGCAATATCTGATCGGAATGGCAACTAAAGGAAAAATACCAGGTCAGATCAACGATAATCAATTAAAGCAAATATTACTCTCTACTCAACAACCTAAACGTGATTTTAAGATAAATCGAATATAA
- a CDS encoding zinc-binding dehydrogenase, producing MKAVVYNEYAPDDNYAKILKVQDIDEPKPKPDEVIFTNKASALNYNDIWGMRGVPVAVPLPHVSGSDVAGDVIAVGDDVQNFKVGDRVVSHSNLSCRVCKACTDGREFDCTRRQVWGFQTGPLWGAYSEQIHLPEVNVSKIPEGVSYDDAAAASMTLLTSWHMLVGRAKITPGQTVLIMGGGSGVGSFGIQIAKLYNCDVIATASPDKLDKCLELGADYAVDHRKDDWSKEVFKISKELAKKKGEAPGIDIAFDHIGETHFNKQLTLLKYGASLVSCGATTGYDANIDLRHIFFKGINVLGSTQGTKAELDQGLYWMGQGKIKAAIDSTYTFEQAAEAHTKMVTGKGLFGKILMKPEGA from the coding sequence ATGAAAGCAGTTGTATACAATGAATATGCACCAGACGATAATTATGCTAAAATCCTCAAAGTCCAGGATATAGATGAACCAAAACCAAAGCCAGATGAGGTAATTTTTACTAATAAAGCATCTGCCTTAAATTATAACGATATTTGGGGAATGAGAGGAGTTCCAGTAGCAGTCCCACTTCCACATGTTTCTGGTTCTGACGTAGCAGGCGATGTAATCGCAGTAGGTGATGATGTACAAAATTTCAAAGTAGGTGATAGAGTTGTTTCTCATTCTAACTTGTCATGCAGAGTTTGTAAAGCATGTACCGATGGAAGAGAATTTGACTGTACCCGAAGACAAGTTTGGGGTTTTCAAACTGGACCGCTATGGGGTGCATACTCTGAACAAATTCATTTACCAGAAGTCAATGTTTCAAAAATTCCAGAGGGTGTATCTTATGATGATGCAGCAGCAGCATCAATGACTCTTCTTACTTCATGGCACATGTTAGTAGGTAGAGCAAAGATTACTCCAGGACAAACCGTATTGATTATGGGTGGAGGTTCAGGAGTAGGAAGCTTTGGAATTCAAATTGCTAAACTATACAATTGTGATGTTATTGCAACTGCAAGTCCAGACAAATTAGATAAATGTCTAGAACTTGGTGCAGATTATGCAGTTGATCATAGAAAAGATGATTGGAGTAAAGAAGTCTTCAAGATATCAAAGGAACTTGCAAAGAAAAAAGGCGAAGCTCCAGGGATTGACATTGCCTTTGATCACATAGGTGAAACACATTTCAACAAACAATTAACACTACTCAAGTATGGTGCATCTCTGGTCTCATGTGGTGCTACAACAGGGTATGATGCAAACATAGATCTTAGACACATATTCTTCAAAGGAATTAATGTCTTAGGTTCAACACAAGGAACTAAAGCAGAACTTGATCAAGGACTGTATTGGATGGGTCAAGGCAAAATTAAAGCCGCTATAGACTCAACTTATACTTTTGAGCAAGCAGCAGAGGCACACACAAAGATGGTAACCGGAAAAGGTCTCTTTGGCAAAATCTTGATGAAGCCAGAGGGTGCTTAA
- a CDS encoding CoA ester lyase, translating into MTQLYRSLIFVPGNNPRFIEKAKNLQADIVCFDLEDSVPDVEKPNARKLIKSALKSRVLYKSSIFVRTNSPTSGKIPADLKEIVQKGIDGIVIPKVNNIKELKQFEKILSRLEKTRKLKTIQIIPSIESAEGVVNTFSIASFGKRISAVVFGVFDLLNDLGVEYTKDSEGAKYSRRKIPVDARAAGVAVIDAIWQDLKDLEGLEQDCKIGKCLGYSGKSIIHPDQIPTVHRLFHPNKNEIIWAEKVCKIYLESIKKGTGATTVDGKMIDEVHFKQAKALLELVK; encoded by the coding sequence ATGACGCAGCTTTATCGAAGTCTCATTTTTGTTCCTGGAAATAACCCCAGATTTATTGAAAAAGCAAAAAATCTACAAGCTGACATTGTTTGTTTTGATCTAGAAGATTCTGTTCCAGATGTTGAAAAACCAAATGCCAGAAAATTAATTAAATCTGCATTAAAATCACGTGTTTTATACAAATCTTCAATTTTTGTTCGCACTAATTCTCCGACATCTGGAAAAATCCCTGCTGATCTTAAAGAAATAGTTCAAAAAGGAATTGATGGAATTGTAATTCCTAAAGTAAATAATATAAAAGAGTTAAAACAATTTGAAAAAATTTTATCTAGATTAGAAAAGACGAGAAAACTAAAAACAATTCAAATAATTCCTTCCATTGAATCTGCCGAAGGTGTAGTTAACACATTTAGTATTGCATCATTTGGAAAAAGAATCTCTGCAGTCGTCTTTGGTGTTTTTGATCTACTTAATGATTTAGGAGTTGAATATACAAAAGACTCTGAAGGGGCAAAGTATTCAAGAAGAAAAATTCCAGTTGATGCGCGTGCAGCTGGTGTCGCAGTGATTGATGCTATTTGGCAGGATCTTAAAGATCTTGAGGGGTTAGAACAAGATTGTAAAATTGGAAAATGTTTAGGATATTCCGGTAAAAGTATTATACATCCAGATCAAATTCCAACTGTTCATAGATTATTTCATCCTAACAAAAATGAAATTATATGGGCTGAGAAAGTATGTAAAATATATCTCGAATCTATTAAGAAAGGTACAGGTGCTACCACCGTTGATGGAAAAATGATAGATGAAGTACATTTCAAACAAGCAAAAGCACTTCTTGAACTTGTAAAGTAA